In Vibrio atlanticus, the following proteins share a genomic window:
- the gmd gene encoding GDP-mannose 4,6-dehydratase: protein MEKNKVALITGVTGQDGSYLAEFLLEKGYEVHGIKRRASSLNTERVDHIYQDNHEKNQKFFLHYGDLTDSSNLTRIIKDVQPDEVYNLGAQSHVAVSFECPEYTADVDAMGTLRLLEAIRFLGLEKTTKFYQASTSELYGEVQEIPQKETTPFHPRSPYAVAKMYAYWIVVNYRESYGMYACNGILFNHESPRRGETFVTRKITRAIANISQGLEPCLYLGNMDALRDWGHAKDYVRMQWMMLQQDVADDFVIATGKQISVREFVKLSAKEAGIELEFSGEGINEIATVKSITGNNAQALNVGDVIVKVDPRYFRPAEVETLLGDPSKAKEKLGWVPQITVEEMCAEMVENDLNKAKQHAILKDHGYNIAITVES from the coding sequence TGAGTTTTTATTAGAAAAAGGCTATGAAGTTCACGGTATTAAACGTCGTGCGTCTTCATTAAATACAGAGCGTGTAGACCATATTTATCAAGATAATCACGAAAAAAATCAAAAGTTCTTTCTTCATTACGGCGATCTGACTGATTCATCGAACCTAACGCGTATTATCAAAGATGTGCAGCCTGATGAAGTGTACAATCTAGGTGCACAGTCTCACGTTGCTGTTTCTTTTGAATGCCCTGAATACACTGCTGATGTTGATGCAATGGGGACACTTCGTTTACTTGAAGCGATTCGTTTCTTGGGGCTAGAAAAGACAACTAAATTCTATCAAGCGTCTACGTCTGAATTATACGGTGAAGTACAAGAGATTCCACAGAAAGAAACAACCCCATTCCACCCTCGCTCTCCTTATGCAGTAGCTAAAATGTATGCCTATTGGATTGTTGTAAACTATCGGGAATCTTACGGAATGTACGCATGTAATGGTATTTTATTCAACCATGAGTCTCCTCGTCGTGGTGAAACATTTGTTACACGTAAAATTACCCGTGCAATTGCTAATATCTCCCAAGGCTTAGAGCCTTGTTTATATCTGGGTAATATGGATGCATTGCGTGATTGGGGACATGCAAAAGATTACGTTCGCATGCAGTGGATGATGTTACAACAAGATGTGGCTGATGACTTTGTTATTGCAACGGGTAAGCAGATTAGTGTTCGTGAATTTGTAAAATTATCAGCAAAAGAAGCCGGTATTGAACTTGAATTTTCTGGTGAAGGCATTAACGAAATAGCGACAGTCAAATCTATCACCGGAAATAATGCACAAGCTTTGAATGTGGGTGATGTTATTGTTAAGGTTGATCCTCGTTACTTCCGTCCAGCAGAAGTTGAAACCTTACTTGGTGATCCATCAAAAGCGAAAGAGAAACTGGGCTGGGTTCCTCAGATCACTGTAGAAGAAATGTGTGCTGAAATGGTAGAAAATGATCTGAATAAAGCAAAGCAGCACGCAATTCTAAAAGACCATGGCTACAACATCGCAATAACTGTTGAAA